DNA from Desulfarculus baarsii DSM 2075:
TTTCGGGCCGTTGCCCGTGCGCCTGCGGCGGCTGGACATCCACCTGAGCTTCTGGCCCGAGCGCGTCGACGGCCAGATCTGCCTGGACATGGCCGCCGTCGAAAGGCTCGACCAGATCACCCTCGACGCCAAGGATCTGGAGATCCAGGCCGTCGAGCGCGTGCAGAGCGCCGATTGGCCCACGGGCTGGCCGCTGGAATACGACTACCAAACAGACCGCGACAAGCTGGTGGTTTATCTGGAGCACCCGGTCATCGCCGACCAGGTCTTCCGCGTGCGCATCCGTTGCGCGTGCCGGCCGTCGGAGCACATCCTCGAGGGCATCTACCGCGACGTGACCCCGCCCGGCGCGCCCCAGCAATACATGAGCCAATGCCAGCAGTGGGGCTTCCAGCGCATCCTGCCCATTTTCGACGACTGCCGAGCCAAGTGCGCCATGACCACCACCCTGGAAGGCGACGCCCGCTACACCCACATGATCTCCAACGGCAACATCGACCGCGCGCTCTGTCCCGACGGCCGGCCCACGCCCAAGCCCGGCGACCCCTCGCGCCGGATCATCCGTTTTCACAACCCCGTGCCCATGGCGCCCTATCTGTTCATCGCCTGCGCCGGCGCGTGGGACGAGCTGGCCGACGAAGTGACGCTGCCAAACGGCCACAAAGTGCGCCTGGAGTATCTCGTGCCGCCCGGCCAGAGCGCCGGCGCGCGCCTGCCCATGGCCATCGCCAAGCAGTCGGTGGAGTGGATCGCCCGCACCCAGGATTATCTCTATCCCAACGACGCCTACCGCACCATCTGCATGGGCAAATCCAACTTCGGCGGCATGGAGAACGTCGGCAACACGACCATCGTCACCGACGCCGCCCTCATCGACGAGCACACCCTCGACCCCATGGTGCTATACGCCCACGCCGTCATCGTCCACGAGTTCGAGCACAACCAGTGCGGCAGCGAAACGACCATGGCCACCCCCTTCGACGTCTGGCTCAACGAGGCCTACACCGTCGACGTCGAACGCCAGTTCATGGCCGACCAGTTCGGCGCGGCCTTCGCCCGCCTGCGCGAGGTCGACTCCATCCGCGATCCGCTCTTGGGCCCCCTGGCCCTGGAGGACGGCGGACACGTGGGGCGCATCGTGCGCGATGGCTTCAACGACCCCGATGAGCTTATCGACGGCGTGACCTACGTCAAGGCCGCCGAGGTCATCGGCATGCTGCGCCTGATCGTGGGCCAAGAGGCCTTCCGCGCCGGCAAGAGCCTCTATTTCGCGCGCTACAAGGACGCCAACGCCGACAGCGATCAGTTCTTCGCCTGCTTCGAGGAGGCCGCCGGCCGCGACCTGAACCAGTTCAAAACCCACTGGCTGCACGCCATCGGCTATCCCACCGTGCGCGCCGCCACCAGCTTCGACCCGGCCGCCGGCCGCTATGTCATCAAGCTCGAGCAGCGCCGCCCCCAGGGCGTGGGGCCGTTTCATCTGCCCATCAGCCTGGCCCTGGTCGACGAGCGCGGCCAGGACATCGCCGGCACGGCGCGGGTGATCGAGCTGCGCCAGGACGAGGCCGAGGTCGTCTTCGAGGGCCTGACCCAGACCCCGGCCCTGGCCAGCATCAACCGCGGCTACTCTTTCTATGGCGTTTTCGAGCAAGACGGCCTGGACAACCAGGCCCTGGCCCAACAGGCCCGGCTCGACCCCGACGAGTTCAACCGCCTGGAGGCCATGCGCCGCCTGACCGACCGCCAGCGCGTGCGCCTGCTGCATGAGCTCGACGCGGCCCTGGATGAAGATTGGCTGGCGATGTATGGCCTGTTTCTGGCCGACGAGGCCCTGCCGCCGGCCTTGAAAGCCTATTTCCTGCGCATCGACGAACAACCCCTGGATCGGGCCTATCTGACCTGGCATCCCGAACTGGTCGCGGCCCAGGAGCGCCTGAAAAAGGCCGTGAACGGTCGCTGGCGCGCGCAACTGGTCGCGGCCCTGGAGCGCGCCCGCGCCAACGTGCCCGACGCCACGCCCAAGGACGGCATCGCCGAGCGCATGCTGGCGGCCACGCTGTTGGATCTGATCGCCAGCGACGACAGCCCGGCCAGCCACGAGTTGATCTTGCACTGCCTGGCCACGGCCAAAAAGGCCAGCGAGCGCGTGGGCGCCCTGGCCCTGCTCAACCGCTCGTCGCACCCGGCCCGGCTGGATCTGCTGGAGCGGGCCTACCACGACATGCACGGCCACCTGAGCGGCTACGCCAACTATCTGCGGGTGATCGCCGGCGGCGACCGGCCGGACGTCTTTGAGCAGATCGAGCGCGAGCGCCGGAGGCCCAGCTT
Protein-coding regions in this window:
- a CDS encoding DUF3458 domain-containing protein, whose translation is MASQRKFKYHRQDFGPLPVRLRRLDIHLSFWPERVDGQICLDMAAVERLDQITLDAKDLEIQAVERVQSADWPTGWPLEYDYQTDRDKLVVYLEHPVIADQVFRVRIRCACRPSEHILEGIYRDVTPPGAPQQYMSQCQQWGFQRILPIFDDCRAKCAMTTTLEGDARYTHMISNGNIDRALCPDGRPTPKPGDPSRRIIRFHNPVPMAPYLFIACAGAWDELADEVTLPNGHKVRLEYLVPPGQSAGARLPMAIAKQSVEWIARTQDYLYPNDAYRTICMGKSNFGGMENVGNTTIVTDAALIDEHTLDPMVLYAHAVIVHEFEHNQCGSETTMATPFDVWLNEAYTVDVERQFMADQFGAAFARLREVDSIRDPLLGPLALEDGGHVGRIVRDGFNDPDELIDGVTYVKAAEVIGMLRLIVGQEAFRAGKSLYFARYKDANADSDQFFACFEEAAGRDLNQFKTHWLHAIGYPTVRAATSFDPAAGRYVIKLEQRRPQGVGPFHLPISLALVDERGQDIAGTARVIELRQDEAEVVFEGLTQTPALASINRGYSFYGVFEQDGLDNQALAQQARLDPDEFNRLEAMRRLTDRQRVRLLHELDAALDEDWLAMYGLFLADEALPPALKAYFLRIDEQPLDRAYLTWHPELVAAQERLKKAVNGRWRAQLVAALERARANVPDATPKDGIAERMLAATLLDLIASDDSPASHELILHCLATAKKASERVGALALLNRSSHPARLDLLERAYHDMHGHLSGYANYLRVIAGGDRPDVFEQIERERRRPSFDICQPTWARALYVPMAANNKALWTAQGVAWLGRQVVDLAQVSTTTASRMLSALKHVARLRQPLQGWAAQALEEVAAQVAADASPTIHGQAKAYLEGLAR